DNA from Candidatus Paceibacterota bacterium:
CGAACCGCCACGATGCCTGCATGAACCTCATGAAGCGACCGATGAAGCTAAGGCGTGCCGCATCATGAACCAAGGCGTCCTATTGGTCAATTTGGGTTCACCGGATTCACCTTCGGTGGCCGACGTGCGGCGCTATCTGCGCGAGTTTCTGATGGACGGGCGCGTGCTGGACGTCAACTGGTTGTTGCGGTTCTGCATTGTTCACTTCGCCATCCTGCCCTCGCGCCCCAAGCAATCTGCCGAGGCCTACCAGAAAATCTGGACACCGGCGGGCTCGCCGCTGGTCGTCATCAGCCGCAACGTCCGGGCGAAGCTACAGCAGCGGCTTAGTGTGCCAGTTGAGCTGGCGATGCGGTATCAAAATCCGTCCATCCCGGACGCGGTCCGCAATCTGGCCCGCAAAGGGGTGGAGGAAGTCCAGTTGATCCCCCTGTTCCCCCACTACGCGATGTCGAGCTTCGAGACCGCTGTGGAGCGGGTCAAGGAGGTGGTGGCGGCGCTCGCGCCACAAATGCGGGTGCGGGTGCAGCCGCCGTACTTCGAGGAGCCCGACTACATCGCGGCGCTGGCGGGCAGCGCGCAGGAGTATCTGCAGCGCCCCTACGACCACCTGCTCTTCAGCTATCACGGCTTGCCGGAGAGGCATATCCGCAAGTCCGATCCTACCGGGCGACACTGCCTGACGCTGGAAAACTGCTGCGCCACAGCCAGCCCGGCCCACGCTACTTGCTATCGAGCGCAGTGCTTCAAGACTGTGGCCGCCTTTGTCAAGCGAGCCGGCGTGCCGGAAGGCAGATACTCCGTCGCCTTCCAGTCCCGGCTGGGGCGTGATCCCTGGCTCAAACCCTACACGGACCACGAGCTTCCCCGGCTGGCGGAGCGCGGCGTCAAGAAGCTCCTCGTCATTTGTCCCGCCTTTGTATCCGATTGCCTGGAGACGATCGAAGAAATCGGCATGCGCGGCCGGGAGACCTTTCTCAGCGCGGGCGGGACCGATTTTGCGCTGATTCCATGCCTGAATGAGCACCCGCTTTGGCTGGACGCGCTGGAGAAGATGGCTCGCCTCGGGGTGAAAGGAGTCGAAAGCCGTTAGCCGGCAGCAAAACAAGAAAATCCGAAAAGCTCTCTCCCTGCCTGGCTAACGGTGCTCAGTTGCTGCGTAGCGCCCTCGCTTATGCTCTCGCCACCGGCTTTCTGAACAGCCAAAACGGGCCGGCCACGCGGAGGCGGAGCCGGCCCGCCGGGATGGATGCTACGTTTCCCGTTAAACGACTGCGGGGCGGAGCGGTTCGACCAAAATGAGTTGCGCCAATTGCTGGCTGATGGCCAGGCGCGCGTTGCATACCTGGCAGATGAAATTCGTCTGGCTGGTGAGCAGCTTGATGATCTGGTCCTCCCCCAAGCCCAGCTCGCGGAGGCGGTTCTGGATCTCCGGCGTGGCGCACAACTTCTTGATGCGCACGGCGACACCGCTTTGGACGCAGCTCAACGGGCAAATCTCGCAGCGGGGCTCATCCCGGCACGCAAACTCGAATACATTCGACCTAGGCATATTTGCGGGCCAGATTCTCATCCGCGCAATCCCCGTGGACCACACATTTCTTGCCAATTCATGCGCACAATTTGCACCGCCGCAAGGCTAGCCGCCTTGAGCCAGGTCAAGGAAATCACCGACAGTTTGGCGGCTCCAGAATGGGGATTCGGCAGGGCGTCTTACCAAGGCAGATGCTCGGCAACTATGTCGTGAGATTGTAACTTCCCCTCGGGTCTCCCCTCCGGAAGGGTCGCAGGCCATCGGAAGGGTGACATCATGATGAACCCACACGGCACACCGGCCGCTCGATGCCTGTCTTGGCCAGTTCGCGGCGACGGGGCAGACTTCTGAAACAGTGAAAGCGCAGGCGCGGGTTGACCGTCGGGTGTGCGATGCTCACTCCCACAACACGCGGTGGGTGCGGCCGAACTGCCAACGAGTGCGGCGCTGGGCCAAGGGGCGACCGACGTCAATGGCCCGTGAAACCGCGGTCACGGTTCGCCGCAGGGCCTCGGGCGAACGAGTATCCGGGGCGATTGCCAGAGGAAGCGAACGAGACCCCCTGCGTGGTGGGAGGGCAGGCGGCCAGTCTCGCGCCTCATTCACTACGCCCCGCATCTTTTCAAACCACCAATGTGCACGATTCGAGCGGCTGCGGCCTCCAGGCACGGGTTTCATGCTTGATCGGTTCTCCAGGCCCAGCTCCAGTTGTCGGCTGATCATACCTCACCTCGCGTTGGGCCCGCCGACTGAGTCTGCCAAAGTGACCGCTGATGGAGCCGACCAGAACGAACGGCGGGCATGCCCTACCGGGAGGGTTGGCCACCTCTCGGCATCCGATAATGAGATTATGCACATTTCTAATCTCACGCAGTAACATAAACCACGCCACGAAGCCTGGCAACTAACGGGCTGCTGTGGCCGTCCTTGTTCCAGGCGAGGAAGCCTGAGCCCCCGCTTCGCCGTCAAGCCGGTAGCGCCGGTGCATGTAGAGGTCGTCAGCGACCTGGTAGATGGCTATGGTGTCCTGCTCAAGTTCCATGTCGGCGTCCGCCGGCTGCGGAAGCAACTTCATCTCCGCTAATTTCGGATTGCCCTGGTAGAACTCTATCGTGTGCATCAGGCCCAGCACAACCAGCCGATCATGCTTTAACATGCCGATGTCCCGGTTGTGGTTGAGGAAAGCCCGGCCTTCCTCGGGTGGGCTCTTCAGCAGGTCGCGGCCGAAGAACAGGCTTTCGTAGGGGCGCCCCAGCAGACCGAGAATGGTTGTCGGCACGTCCAGCGAGCAACCGAGTTGGGCGACGCGGCTTGGGCCCTTGACCACAGCCGGGCCTGCAACAAGCAGTGGGATCTCATATGAGTGGATGGGAATAGACTGCTCGCCATACACCCGCGCGCCATGGTCCGCTACCACCACAAACACCGTATTCGTCCAGAATGCCTCCTGCCGGGCGGTCTTAAAAAACAGCCCCAGGGCATAGTCGGAGTACTTCACCGCGTGCGCTCGCCTCCGCGTCTCGGGATCCTCGGGAATCCTGCCTTTGGGATAGGTGTAAGGCTTGTGATTGGAAACGGACAGCACGGTGCCGAAGAAGGGCTGCCCGGTTTGCGCCAGCTCCCTGAACTCTTCCACGGCCCGCAGCATCAAGTCCTCGTCGCAGACGCCCCAGATCGTTGAGAACGTCGGTTGCTCAAAATGCTTCTGCTCGATGAAGCGATCGTAGCCGTTGCGCACGGCGAAGGCCCGCATTCCATCAAACAGTCCCCGCCCGCCGTATAAGAACACGGTTGCGTAACCGTCCCGTTTCAGCACGCGGGCAATGGTCTCGACATTATGGGAGCGGTCCCGCTTCACGATGGATTCACCGGGCAGCGGCGGGAAGGAGGAGAGCACGCCCTCGAATCCCCGGACGGTCCGGTTGCCGGATGCATAGATGTTGGTGAACAGCATGCCTTCTTCGGCCGCCAACTTGTCCATCTCCGGTGTCAGCGTCTCCTTTCGCCCCAGGCAACCCCAGAATTCCGAGCCAAGGCTTTCCTCGATGAGGATCACTACATTCAGGCGCGGTCGGTTGGGGTCGCCGGCCACGCGCCGGCGGATGGACTGGCCTTCCTCGACAAATTGCGTATTGGGCTCGGCCAGCAGCCGGCGCGCCCGCTGGTAGGCCTGTTCCGGCGGCATCGTTTTGTAGAACGCGGCATAGTCGAGGTTGCGCGTCCACACAGCGGCGATGAAGGATAGCGCGCCATTGTTGGCGACTTCATTCAGGGTGCGTTCGTTGCTCACATCTGCGCCTTTGAGGTTAAGCGTCGGCGCCAGCAGACCGGTCAGCACAATTCCCACCGCCAGGCGCAGCAGTCGGGACCCGGCGGAGAAGGACCGGTGCCACATCCGGCCAAACAG
Protein-coding regions in this window:
- the hemH gene encoding ferrochelatase — encoded protein: MMNQGVLLVNLGSPDSPSVADVRRYLREFLMDGRVLDVNWLLRFCIVHFAILPSRPKQSAEAYQKIWTPAGSPLVVISRNVRAKLQQRLSVPVELAMRYQNPSIPDAVRNLARKGVEEVQLIPLFPHYAMSSFETAVERVKEVVAALAPQMRVRVQPPYFEEPDYIAALAGSAQEYLQRPYDHLLFSYHGLPERHIRKSDPTGRHCLTLENCCATASPAHATCYRAQCFKTVAAFVKRAGVPEGRYSVAFQSRLGRDPWLKPYTDHELPRLAERGVKKLLVICPAFVSDCLETIEEIGMRGRETFLSAGGTDFALIPCLNEHPLWLDALEKMARLGVKGVESR
- a CDS encoding FeoA family protein produces the protein MPRSNVFEFACRDEPRCEICPLSCVQSGVAVRIKKLCATPEIQNRLRELGLGEDQIIKLLTSQTNFICQVCNARLAISQQLAQLILVEPLRPAVV
- a CDS encoding LTA synthase family protein, which produces MSDDVPAAEPSWRQSRYGFAGFWFLSLVGAWFLLRLVLLLAFKPPAAPAGELLLALLSGLHRDVFAALLETIPLLMWLWIVPDRWFGARWHRVVFIGACFLFCYAQIFLIFVEFFFFEEFRSRFNTVAVDYLLYPREVFINIWQSYHVGVILLICLALSLGWLFAAGRLFGRMWHRSFSAGSRLLRLAVGIVLTGLLAPTLNLKGADVSNERTLNEVANNGALSFIAAVWTRNLDYAAFYKTMPPEQAYQRARRLLAEPNTQFVEEGQSIRRRVAGDPNRPRLNVVILIEESLGSEFWGCLGRKETLTPEMDKLAAEEGMLFTNIYASGNRTVRGFEGVLSSFPPLPGESIVKRDRSHNVETIARVLKRDGYATVFLYGGRGLFDGMRAFAVRNGYDRFIEQKHFEQPTFSTIWGVCDEDLMLRAVEEFRELAQTGQPFFGTVLSVSNHKPYTYPKGRIPEDPETRRRAHAVKYSDYALGLFFKTARQEAFWTNTVFVVVADHGARVYGEQSIPIHSYEIPLLVAGPAVVKGPSRVAQLGCSLDVPTTILGLLGRPYESLFFGRDLLKSPPEEGRAFLNHNRDIGMLKHDRLVVLGLMHTIEFYQGNPKLAEMKLLPQPADADMELEQDTIAIYQVADDLYMHRRYRLDGEAGAQASSPGTRTATAAR